Proteins from a genomic interval of Nematostella vectensis chromosome 12, jaNemVect1.1, whole genome shotgun sequence:
- the LOC125557530 gene encoding vicilin-like seed storage protein At2g18540 yields IIRNVLALFQSLATRARRERCFNEFKGKEGGDERKGQGEKKKKEEEDERKGDEEGDERKREEDERKGDEEDERKREEDERKGDEEDERKREEDERKGYEEDERKREEDERKGDEEDERKGDEEDEREG; encoded by the exons ATTATAAGGAATGTTCTCGCGCTCTTTCAATCGCTTGCTACGCGGGCTAGAAGGGAAAGATGTTTTAATGAGTTTaagggtaaggaggggggaGACGAGAGGAAGGGGCAGGgagaaaagaagaagaaagaggaGGAAGACGAGAGGAAGGGGGACGAGGAAGGGG ACGAGAGGAAGAGGGAGGAAGACGAGAGGAAGGGGGACGAGGAAGACGAGAGGAAGAGGGAGGAAGACGAGAGGAAGGGGGATGAGGAAGACGAGAGGAAGAGGGAGGAAGACGAGAGGAAGGGGTATGAGGAAGACGAGAGGAAGAGGGAGGAAGACGAGAGGAAGGGGGATGAGGAAGACGAGAGGAAGGGGGATGAGGAAGACGAGAGGGAGGGGTAG